The following coding sequences are from one Helicoverpa armigera isolate CAAS_96S chromosome 2, ASM3070526v1, whole genome shotgun sequence window:
- the LOC135116654 gene encoding alcohol dehydrogenase 2-like, translating into MDRNPKDKVVVITGAAGGIGYEMADQFLQNGAKTVILLDITEAAGVTVAQTLNEKYGKDKAVFIKCDITKDLKKVSSDIFQKYEVDVLINNAGISDESDLRKTMEINCIALMEWSMKFFEHWRVDQGGRGGTIFNVASIYGFEYNPWLVYYKTSKQAVLGFTRSLGHPFNYNITGVRVIAICPGFTKTTILGGKSWDIHEAGFNKVMEDVVMQVPEVVGKAAVEIYGVADSGTVWVAANNEPIKLAPMY; encoded by the coding sequence ATGGATCGAAACCCTAAAGACAAAGTGGTAGTGATAACTGGAGCCGCAGGGGGCATAGGGTATGAAATGGCGGatcagtttttacaaaatggagCCAAAACTGTAATCCTTTTGGACATCACTGAAGCAGCCGGCGTTACAGTTGCCCAAACactaaatgaaaaatatggaaaagataAAGCAGTTTTCATTAAATGTGATATAACaaaagatttgaaaaaagtCAGCAGtgatattttccaaaaatatgaaGTTGATGTTCTAATCAACAACGCGGGAATATCAGATGAGAGTGATCTCAGGAAGACGATGGAAATCAACTGTATAGCTTTGATGGAATGGAGCATGAAGTTCTTCGAGCACTGGAGAGTCGATCAGGGAGGTCGAGGTGGTACAATCTTCAATGTAGCTTCAATTTATGGATTCGAGTACAATCCTTGGCTAGTCTACtataaaacttcaaaacaaGCTGTATTGGGCTTTACCAGATCGCTTGGGCATCCTTTTAACTACAACATAACTGGTGTGAGAGTCATTGCCATCTGTCCTGGATTCACAAAAACTACAATATTGGGTGGAAAATCATGGGACATTCACGAAGCTGGTTTCAATAAAGTGATGGAAGATGTGGTGATGCAGGTACCAGAGGTAGTTGGCAAGGCCGCTGTGGAGATCTACGGTGTGGCTGACAGTGGAACTGTGTGGGTAGCGGCAAACAATGAGCCCATCAAACTTGCACCAATGTATTAA
- the LOC126055276 gene encoding 15-hydroxyprostaglandin dehydrogenase [NAD(+)]-like, with translation MDRNPKNKVIVITGGAGGIGYEMADQFLQNGAKTVILLDITEAVGITAVQTLNEKYGKDKAVFIKCDITKDLEKVSSDIFKKYEVDVLINNAGILDESDLRKTMEINCIALMEWSMKFFEHWRVDQGGRGGTIFNVSSICVLEYNSWLPYYKTSKHAVLGFTRSLGHPFNYNITGVRVIAVCPGFTKTSILDGKIWDIQEAGFKKLMAEAVMQVPEVVGKAAVEIYGVADSGTVWVAANNEPIKLAPMC, from the coding sequence ATGGAtcgaaaccctaaaaacaaagTGATAGTGATAACTGGAGGCGCAGGGGGCATAGGGTATGAAATGGCGgaccagtttttacaaaatggagCCAAAACTGTAATCCTTTTGGACATCACTGAAGCTGTAGGTATCACAGCTGTCCAAACactaaatgaaaaatatggaaaagataAAGCAGTTTTCATTAAATGTGATATAACAAAAGATTTGGAAAAAGTCAGCAgtgatattttcaaaaaatatgaagttgaTGTTTTAATCAACAACGCGGGCATATTAGATGAGAGTGATCTCAGGAAGACTATGGAAATCAACTGCATAGCTTTGATGGAATGGAGCATGAAGTTCTTCGAGCACTGGAGAGTCGACCAGGGAGGTCGAGGTGGTACAATCTTCAATgtatcttcaatttgtgtattAGAGTACAATTCTTGGCTACCCTACTATAAAACTTCGAAACATGCTGTATTGGGCTTTACCAGATCGCTTGGGCATCCGTTTAACTACAACATAACTGGTGTGAGAGTCATTGCCGTTTGTCCGGGATTCACAAAAACTTCAATATTGGATGGCAAAATATGGGACATTCAAGAAGCTGGTTTCAAGAAACTGATGGCAGAAGCTGTGATGCAGGTACCAGAGGTAGTTGGCAAGGCCGCTGTGGAGATCTACGGTGTGGCTGACAGTGGAACTGTGTGGGTAGCGGCAAACAATGAGCCTATCAAACTTGCACCAATGTGTTAA